From a region of the Branchiostoma floridae strain S238N-H82 chromosome 13, Bfl_VNyyK, whole genome shotgun sequence genome:
- the LOC118429452 gene encoding MHC class II regulatory factor RFX1-like isoform X1 gives MSNCQEILTEQQEIVKPEIEIGTAMSKAPAYPTQAPPQGYAPPPGAPGYAPPAQPMQPPPYAAAGPPPPYNPHQWGPPGAAQPPQGAPPPQAPPGGYGYAPPGQTNVYIQPAAVPQVIMVTPAQKPGGPSMGYKATAAAGSALGGLVSLTGKGLNALAKGVEREINHAVDGSKVSHTLALFSTGNVLQLYSKVTQRALRVMPNGAVDALGGQEPGAQFIVTNCGSNQVILRNCANPAFHLAVVGGITTGTGNGTDKSSIFRLSETVSKFVTLESVLCRDHHVGIAQNGMVTAPGMTKKGPPAMFSVRLVYSPFGQVQRH, from the exons ATGTCAAACTGTCAGGAGATTTTAACTGaacaacaagaaatagtcaaACCGGAAATAGAAATAGGAACAG CCATGTCCAAAGCCCCAGCCTACCCTACCCAGGCCCCACCCCAGGGCTATGCCCCACCCCCCGGGGCACCTGGGTACGCACCCCCAGCACAACCTATGCAACCCCCTCCGTACGCCGCTgccggcccccctcccccttacaacCCCCACCAGTGGGGCCCCCCTGGAGCTGCGCAACCCCCTCAAGGAGCCCCACCCCCACAGGCCCCACCAGGGGGGTACGGTTATGCCCCCCCTGGACAGACCAATGTGTACATCCAGCCGGCAGCCGTTCCTCAAGTCATCATGGTGACT CCTGCACAGAAACCAGGTGGTCCATCCATGGGGTACAAGGCTACG GCCGCTGCAGGCTCGGCCCTCGGAGGGTTAGTCAGTCTGACAGGGAAGGGGTTAAATGCCCTGGCTAAGGGTGTGGAGCGGGAGATCAACCATGCCGTggatgggtcaaaggtcagccacACCCTG GCTCTGTTCTCCACAGGCAATGTGCTGCAGCTGTACTCCAAAGTTACCCAGCGTGCCTTGCGGGTGATGCCTAACGGAGCAGTGGACGCCCTGGGAGGACAAGAACCAGgag CCCAGTTCATTGTGACCAACTGTGGGTCCAACCAAGTCATACTGAGGAACTGTGCCAACCCTGCATTTCACCTGGCTGTGGTAGGGGGCATTACAACTGGCACT GGGAACGGGACTGACAAGTCATCCATATTTCGCCTCAGTGAGACGGTGAGCAAGTTTGTTACGCTGGAGTCTGTGCTGTGTCGGGACCACCACGTGGGGATCGCACAGAACGGGATGGTCACTGCGCCCGGCATGACCAAAAAGGGACCTCCAGCCATGTTCTCAGTCAGGCTTGTG TACAGCCCCTTTGGTCAGGTTCAGCGACACTag
- the LOC118429452 gene encoding proline-rich receptor-like protein kinase PERK13 isoform X2 yields MSKAPAYPTQAPPQGYAPPPGAPGYAPPAQPMQPPPYAAAGPPPPYNPHQWGPPGAAQPPQGAPPPQAPPGGYGYAPPGQTNVYIQPAAVPQVIMVTPAQKPGGPSMGYKATAAAGSALGGLVSLTGKGLNALAKGVEREINHAVDGSKVSHTLALFSTGNVLQLYSKVTQRALRVMPNGAVDALGGQEPGAQFIVTNCGSNQVILRNCANPAFHLAVVGGITTGTGNGTDKSSIFRLSETVSKFVTLESVLCRDHHVGIAQNGMVTAPGMTKKGPPAMFSVRLVYSPFGQVQRH; encoded by the exons ATGTCCAAAGCCCCAGCCTACCCTACCCAGGCCCCACCCCAGGGCTATGCCCCACCCCCCGGGGCACCTGGGTACGCACCCCCAGCACAACCTATGCAACCCCCTCCGTACGCCGCTgccggcccccctcccccttacaacCCCCACCAGTGGGGCCCCCCTGGAGCTGCGCAACCCCCTCAAGGAGCCCCACCCCCACAGGCCCCACCAGGGGGGTACGGTTATGCCCCCCCTGGACAGACCAATGTGTACATCCAGCCGGCAGCCGTTCCTCAAGTCATCATGGTGACT CCTGCACAGAAACCAGGTGGTCCATCCATGGGGTACAAGGCTACG GCCGCTGCAGGCTCGGCCCTCGGAGGGTTAGTCAGTCTGACAGGGAAGGGGTTAAATGCCCTGGCTAAGGGTGTGGAGCGGGAGATCAACCATGCCGTggatgggtcaaaggtcagccacACCCTG GCTCTGTTCTCCACAGGCAATGTGCTGCAGCTGTACTCCAAAGTTACCCAGCGTGCCTTGCGGGTGATGCCTAACGGAGCAGTGGACGCCCTGGGAGGACAAGAACCAGgag CCCAGTTCATTGTGACCAACTGTGGGTCCAACCAAGTCATACTGAGGAACTGTGCCAACCCTGCATTTCACCTGGCTGTGGTAGGGGGCATTACAACTGGCACT GGGAACGGGACTGACAAGTCATCCATATTTCGCCTCAGTGAGACGGTGAGCAAGTTTGTTACGCTGGAGTCTGTGCTGTGTCGGGACCACCACGTGGGGATCGCACAGAACGGGATGGTCACTGCGCCCGGCATGACCAAAAAGGGACCTCCAGCCATGTTCTCAGTCAGGCTTGTG TACAGCCCCTTTGGTCAGGTTCAGCGACACTag